A window of Mustela lutreola isolate mMusLut2 chromosome X, mMusLut2.pri, whole genome shotgun sequence genomic DNA:
ATACACCACCCATGTATGGTGTCTCATGGATctcatggggattaaggagtgttcatcacaagtgcactccttagtcCACATCTCTAAGTTAACCCATCTTcctacccacttcccctctggtaaccatcagttttttctgtttgtctttctctctctattttctttactcatttgttttgtttctaaaaatccACTTGTGACTgtaattatatggtatttctttccctcagttattttgcttaacattatactctctatctccatccatgtcattgcaaatggcaagatttcaatctttttatggcttaataatattacattgtatattataccacatcttctctatccattcatcaaccgatggatacttgggctacttccatattttggctattgtaaataatgctgctatgaacgtaGGGGGGCATGTATCCCTACAAATTGGTGTTTTTGTactctctgggtaaatacccagtagtgagattgctggattgtagggtagctctatttttaattttttgaggaacctctgcactgttttccacagtggctgtgccaagTCATATTTCTGCCAATAATaccgagggttcctttttcttcacatcctcgccaacacttgttgtttcttctgttgattttagtatatgtgctgccgaagcgagcactgttgttgattttagccatttcacAGGGGTGAGGTGAAatctccttgtagttttgatttacatttccctgatgatgagtgatgttgagcattttttcatgtgtctgttggccatctggatgtctttttggggaaatgtctgttatCATGAGCACACTATAAAGGCACACACACAGTTTGTGTCTTTCCACAATGTCAGTTCTGTTCAGAGATCAGTTGGGCAGAGCCTTTGGTGGCAATTGCCTTCTTTAAGTGGTCAGACAAGAGAGAGGTCATGTGTGAAGAATATGACATTTTGCTGCAAAaatcctccctttttaaaaaatttattttttatttattttcagcataacattattcattatttttgcacaatacccagtgctccatgcaatccatgccctctctaatactcaccacctggttcccccaacctcccacccccccaccacttcaaacacctcagattgtttttcagagtccatagtctctcatggttcacctccccttccaatttcccccaactcccttctcctctctaactccccatgtcctccatgctatttgttatgctccacaaataagtgaaaccatatgataattgactctctctgcttgacttatttcactcagcataatcccttccagtcccgtccatgttgctacaaaagttgggtattcatcctttctgatggaggcataatactccatagtctaTATGGACcgcattttccttatccatttgtccgttgaagggcatcttggttctttccacagtttggcgaccgtggccattgctgctataaacattggggtacagatggcctttcttttcacgacatctgtatctttggggtaaatacccagtagtgccattgcagggtcatagggaagctctatttttaatttcttgaggaatctccacactgttctccaaagtggctgcaccaacttgcattcccaccaacagtgtaagagggttccactttctccacatcccctccaacacatgttgtttcctgtcttgctaattttggccattctaactgatgtaaggtgatacctcaatgtggttttaatttgaatctccctgatggctagtgatgatgaacattttttcatgtgtctgatagccatttgtatgtcttcattggagaagtgtctgttcatatcttctgcccattttttatatgattatctgttttgtgtgtgttgagtttgagaagttctttatagatcctggttttcaagatatgtctccaaaggcaaaggaaacaaaagcaaaaataaactttgggacttcatcaaaatcaaaagctttgcacagcaaaggaaacagtcaaaaaaacaaagaggcaacccatggaatgggaggagatatttgcaaatgacagtacagacaaaaggttgatatccaggatctataaagaactcctcccttttttttaaaagggatttaATCGGTCTTGGGCCCCTGCAGACCTACTCTGGTTCTGTTTGTTATTAGTTCTGGGGTGTCAGCTGATGCTGATCCCAACAATATCTCCTGGATGCAGTATCTTTAACTACTTGCGTCATTGCTTGACACAGGCCCCTGCTTGACACAGGCTCCTACTTAAcatgagagactccattttgATCATTACatatcttcatgtcttctgcccattttttaagtgaattatttggtttttagaTGTTGAGTGAtatcaattctttatatattttggatactaacccattattagatatatcatttacaaatgtcttttcccattctgttttgttgattgtttcctttgctgtgcagaaccttttatgttgatgtagtcccaatagtttgtttttccttttgtttcccttgccgcAGGAGACCTCGCTAGAAAAAAAttgttatggctgatgtcaaagaagtttcTACCAGTGttcccttctaggatttttatggttttgggtctcacatttagttctttaatccattttgcacttatttatatatatgatgcacgaaagtggtccaatttctatcttttgcatgttgctgtcgagttttcccaacactatttgttggaAACATTTTTTCCCACTCGATAATTTtacctcctttgttgaagattaattggctATATagttatgggtttatttctgagttttctattctgttctattgctctatgtgtctatttgtgtgccagtaccatactcttttgaCTACTACAgccttgtaatataacttgaagtccagaattatgatgtctccaactttgcttttccttttcaaggttgctttggatATTTGCAGCCTTTTgtggttacatataaattttagaattctttgttttagttctgtgaaaaaaatgctGTTGTATTTTGGTAAGGTTTGTAttagatgtgtagattgctttaggtagtataggcattttaacaatatttgttcttccaagccaggagcatggaatttctttccatttctttgtgttgtcttcaatttctttcttcagtgttttataattttcagagtacagggctttcacatctttggttaggtttattcctaggtatcttattactttggtgcaattgtaaatgggattgttttcataatttctctttcttatgctTCATTATTGCTGTATAGTAATGCTAGACTTCCATACAtcgattttgtatcctttgactttactgaatttgtttatcagttctaatagttctTTGTGTactctttagagttttctgtatAGTATGATGGATGTCTTTTGAAGTGGATGCCTTGGCAGTCAAAAGCTCAATGGCAACTACTTACCACTAAAGAAATTTAGATTTCAGAAGCTAGTCAGTGTTAGACGGATGCTAGTAGAGATACTGGGGAGTGAAATCTATGGCTGTTCCAATCAGACCAGAATTCATTTTAGAAGAAAGTAAATAGACTATTACTTGGCACCACAAAGACACAGATCAACATCCTGTTTCAAACCTTTACATACTCTCTGATATTAAAGATGGCACTTAAGTTATCTGATATATACACATTAAGTGCTAATACATACAGAGCTTAAAATAGGTCTTTTCtcagtttaataaatattaaacagcAATGAGGTCTGTTCTGTAAATGGATTAAGAACAACTTGTCCAACAAAATTTCAGTCTCACAGTGTACTCTTTCAGTTTGTGGTAGGTCCACTCCCTGTTAGTAAATATCTCGGAATCAGTACTGGATCACCTTGAGAATTACCAgacaaaaggggtgcctgggtggctcagtgggttaagccgctgccttcagctcaggtcatgatcttagggtcgtgggatcgagtcccacatcgggctctctgctcagcggggagcctgcttccctctctctatctctctgcctgcctctctacctacttgtgatctctctctgtcaattaaataaataaaatctttaaaaaaaaagaattaccagaCAACATTATGCAGGTATGACCATAAAATTCTAGGATAAAAATTTGAGTAAGAAAGAGACTACAAGTAAATGTAACCTCCACAGGAACAGAGATTTCTTTCACTTGTGTTTCTACTGTATCTCCAGTGCCTAGGATAAAGAAGGTACTCTTAggtatttcttgaatgaatgaaaggcaCCAGAGAATTTAAGAAAGTGAAAGAACAGTTCAAGGAGGCAAGGAGATTCACACACACCCACAGGTCCAGGCAGAGCTCAGACTCCCTTCTTTAAGGCTGGCATTCACCCAAGAGTATATGCtgtggaataaagaaaaaaatgatccaCAGTTCAGCTAAAGCCATTTAAACAGCACAGCAAAAGTAGCCCTCCTCTGATAATTGACATCCATCGTCAGTCCAGATATTGTATAGAATCATCTCCAGATGGTTCTTTATCACTTAAATATTGCACAGTTGtaataagtatttaaatataagtgaaacctaaaggaaaatatatgaaCATTCACGATAAGAATATAGTTCCTTTTCATCATCAAAACCATCAGTGATTTTCAGCAAATGGCAACTTTCTCTAAGATGAACCTAAAAGGCCATTGCAAAAGTCTCTTGTCTTTAGAAAACAGAGACAGGGGATTGCTGGAGAGGGTGGTTATAGGGGTAAGAGATGAGCCCCCAAATTGATCTTCCCAGGGGTTTAGGGCCAAGTAAAGTAAATCAAGGGGAATGGAATTTCAAGAAAAGATGGTGAGTAAATTTAGTTCCTACTGTTACTGTAACACATTACCACATTCTTGgcagcttaaaataacacaaatgtattAGCTTAACAGCCTTGGATGTTGGGAACACAAAACGGACCTCACTGGTCTGAATTGAAGGTGATGGTCAGGCTTCATTTCTCTAAGGGACCCCGGGCAGAATCTGCTTCCTTGCCTATTCCAGCTTCTGGATGATTGAGGGACATTTATTCCACCTATCATAGTGAAAGTGCCAGCACCTACCTGGGCCCCAGCAGGTTCATGCTCAACCACAGTCCTGCTTAAACGCGTTGCTCTGTTTGCCCCGTGGATCACAGAAAGGAAGGGCTCAAGACTAGAGGAAGGATGTAGGGGTAAAGGAATCAGAAGATTCAAGAACCCGCAAGCTCTGTCCTGGGGAAGTAGGTACATGATGGGGCCTTCTTCCAAAGAATGGCTGGGGAAACTAGACAGGCGTGTATGGCAGGAGGCTGAGATCCAAGCTGGTTCTAACCCCTGCCCACATCTCCACACGGCCAAAGATCATGAGAGCTTGGATGTGACTGCGAGAGAAGACTTAATAGGACAGTTGAAGAGGAGCTAGGAGCCGCCCGACCCCTGGCCATAGGGGCAACAGACAGGAAAGGGCCTAGGACCCAGGGCGGGTCCTGACAAGGAAAAAAGGCCCTCCTTGGGCAACTGTGGGGACTGCAAAACGGCAAAGCATGCTACCAGTTTAAATGAGCAGGGAGACAGCAGCGTGGCAGAAAGAATGGGCGCAGAGCAGGGGTTGGTTTTCTCAGGGTCAAGGTGTAGGTCTGCCTTCCTTTAGAAAAGGCGCGGTGGTGAGGCCTCCGTGGGGGTCCTTCCCGCCCTCCTCCCTTCGGTGGCCCCGCGAAGCGATgaaggaagaaagtgagagggcCATCCACCCCAGAACCTCCAGGGTAGTCGGGCCTTAGGCCGCCTCTCCCCGCAGCCTGCTGTCCTGACAGCCCCTGGCCCACCCGCCTCCAATTAGGATGGTGGACGGAAGTGGGGACAGGGAGGCGGACAGACACTGAGCAGCCGGGGGGGTTCTCACACACCGAGGGGCGGTTGATATCCATCCGCCGCTGTTTGCCACACACCttccctccccgccgcccccgaCCTCTGGATCCCAGCCCCCACCGCCAACCGTCCCCGGGTCCCATAGGTTGCAGTGCCAGCAACGAGGGGGTGGTCGCCCGCGGAGGTCTGCAGAGGCGGGCTGCCGTGAGCCCGCCCCTTAGGCTCGGGCTcctcctggccccgccccctctGGGTCGGAACTAGGgtgggccggggagggggcgTCGAGCCCGTTCGCGCCGTATCCCTCCGCCCCCCTTCCCGACACCCTCGCCTCGAGCGTTTCGTGCCGCATCCTGCGCAGCCCCTGCCCAGTTTGGTGCAGCGGCGCGGGGGGCGGGACGCCTCTTTGCGATTCTGGCCGCACGCAAGGCGGTGGGAATCCGAGTGCAGAGCTCCGAGAGGAGGGAGAGGCCGACGACTTGCACCTTGAGCCTGTGAGGGCAAGTGGGGGTGTcgtggggggaggcgggggaccCCCACTGTCGCCTGGCTTACAGGCTGTCCGGACCCCAGACCCTGACAGCCTGGCAAGGAGGAAGCGACCCTGTCGTAGCTggtccctgagagaggtgcgcaaCGCCGCGGGACCCCTGGCGAGGAGAGGCGGCGACTGGCCTGGGTCGGGTCCGGGGCACCGGGGCTGGCCGGAGAGGCTTCCTCGGATCCTCTGGAGGCGAACTGCGCCCGCCACTCCGCGGCCAGCTTTCCAGGCGCCCGCGACCCGCCGTCGACGGTGCCTGTACCGGCAGAGACCTGTGGCTGCGGGGGCGTGGTTGGCTCTGCTGCGGAAGAAATGGCGGAGCCGGAGCTGGGGTGTGGAGTGCCCAAGCAGGCCTCCGCgttggggggcggggcggcccggAGCTCTATGCCCAGCTGGTGGGAGTGGATGCCCCTTGGAGTTGGCTGCTTCGGGCCCTGATTCTGGAAAGGGGCCTGTTGGGCCCCGCACCGGGGGTGTTATCCTTTCTACAGTTGCCTGGTTGATGCCAAAGCCTTCTCTCTGCGTGTTAGCTCTGGTGGTTTCCTCCTGCAGGTTGCATCTGTAGAGGAGAGGCTTGGGAAAAAGGAGGAGCGAGACAATGGCCTGGATTTCTGGAGGTGTGTGgcactggcgggggggggggggttcgggAAATGGGCAGCAGCCATTGAGTGGAAACCACCGGAATGGGGTGACTGTTGGGGGCAAGACAGGTCAGGCATCCAGGAATACCTTCCAAAATTCCCCTTTGTATTAGCTTTCTAAGCACTTTCCTTGCCTTACTCCTTCATCTCCACCCAAAATTCCTGCTACAATTGGGCTAGGACCTGAGGGTGAGACACAAGTCATAATTACAAGTGTCACTGCACATACTGTTTTGTGGAATATGCTGTGTTCTTTCCCCCATTTCTGTAGTACAAGGGAGCGTGAACACCTAGTGGTTAATTCTCATAATTGGAGAAAGGAGTAATGGGAAGAGTGTCATGTGAAGAGTTGTTATCCAGAACTGTGAAACAGAGGGCTAAATTGAATGTGAATATTTTATCAACAGGATCCTAAATGTTAGAAGATAATATGGATACTCTTATTTTTGGTGTTGGTCAGTTCACCAAGCACTCAGTTGCTACCATTATTTCCTGAATGTTTTACCTTTGTGTCTGTCCATAGACTTGCTTGAAGGCTGCTCATGTCtgtaaggaaggagagaggaggagactggTTCAGATCTCTGGAGGTTTCTGTGAAGGTGGGTAAATCAGGAGAGCACTTTAGAGTAAGATCATGGCAAGTGTCTTTGATCCACGTGGGTCTGGGACCTCCTCCACGTCTCCTGTTTGCTGCCAGATTTACACACTGCCACAGCATCCCTTGTCCTTTTCTTGCAGGAGATACTAGGAATTTGGGGGTAGTTGTGAATTGCTCTGAAGGGAAGTAGAAGACCTGAGAGCAGGGACAAGGAGACAGGAAACAGACAAATGGAACTCTTATGGTAAGAGATACTTGCATCAGAGGTCAATGTGCCCTCTTACATATTTAGTAGTCAGGccccattttctcctttattattacTTATTCCTAGGATATCCTCCAAGTTGCTTTAGGGTTTGACAACACGAATcaagggaagaaggggaaaatcAGACGACATCCATATAGGTTGGTATGAGAGTAGGTACAGCTTTGGGTGGGGAAGTGGAAATCAACACTGGCCTAAGAGCTATTAGGGTACTTTGGGGGCTTCTAAACTTCTCCCATTGCTAACACTTACTAGTTTCATACCTGTTTTGTATCAGGCAAAGTAACATGGCAAACTCTGGGGTAAAACATGGGTGAAATGAGGATGACAAAAGACAGTCTAAGTACTCTCAACTGTCCTGCTAAACATTCAAAGTCCAGTCTCTGTGTGAATCTCTGCACAGAACAACACAATTAGAAGAGATTCAAAGCCCATGTCATTCTCTTTCCATAGATCCACCTCCAGTGGCAGCTCTGGTGGTGTTGGAATTGCTGCTGATCACTACCCTCAACAGGTCTGCACCCAGCCGGGAACATCCATCATCCCCCCAGCTTGGTTGTGCCTCCTCTGCACTTTGTGATATTGACTGAGGCTAGGCTTCAGAAGGAGGTTGATTGACTGATGGACTAGTGATTGATTCTAACCTTTGTTTCCAACTATACCACCTGAATCACTGAAAGATCAGAGTGTCAAGATACAGAACTGTGGGAGATCTGTGGTAGAGGCTGAGACTGGGGTGGGGTTACTTAACTAGGCCTCTTCTGTAACTTGTACCATGACTGGAGCTGAGATTGAACCTGCTGCCCAGGCAAAGCCTGAAAAGAAGGCTGGAgaagaggttgggggtggggctgaaagagagaatgaaatccCATTGGTGGTCAGACCCAAGGTTAGGACCCAGGCACAGGTAATTCCTGGGGTAAGGCCTAAATCTGATGCCGTGGTAGTAGGTGGTGCAAGGCCCAGAGCTGAACCTGTGGGAGTAGGTGCAATGCATCCAAAGCCTGAGGCCAAGGCAATCCCTGGGTCAAGACCCTCAGATAAGGCCCATTCTTGGGCCCAAACTGAGTTTGATAGTAAAGCAATGTTGAAGACAGGGGGAGTGTCCCAGACCAATACCATAGCCTGGCAACTGGTCAGTACTGAGTCTGGGTCAGCTGCTAAATCTAAGACATTATCTATGGATAGGGAACTGATCAGTGTGGATACTGAGTCCTTTTCTGGCACCAAGGTCAAGTACCAATCAGGAAAACAGCCTTTGTTTGGGTCAGAGGAGAAGACCAATGTTGGGTCCTGGTGGTGCCCCAGGCCTACATCCAAACAAGAGATCTCTCAGAAGTATGATTTCAGTTGGGCGGACAGATCCTCTATGAGTTCCTGGTTCTGGAGTGGAGAAGAGGTCAATACAAAGTTTCATCCTAGAGGCAGGGTAAAGGCCAGTTCCAGATCGAGGCGCATAGCTAGAGAAGAGGCCATGTTTAGGCCCACTATCAATCAGGAGTACTATATCTTGTCTAGTTCTGGCTCTGAGGATGAATCTTTTAAGACATCCGGGCTCTGGGCCAGAGAAAAGACTAATACCTGGTCCAGGCCCAAGGAGGAAATCAATAACAGGTCCAGGTTTAGGTCCAAGAAAGAAATCTCTGAGTCCAGTTCTGGATCTGGATGTGAAGACAATGTGAAGTCCTGGTTCTGGGCTAAGGAGGAAGCCAAATCCAGGTCCAAACCCAGAATCAGGAAAGGGGCCAATGTCAGGGCGAGGCACAGGGCAAAGCAAGAAGCTTCCATTGATTTTGTTTCTGGATCTGTAGATGTAGTCAAAAAAGAGTCCTGGTTCTGGCCTAGAGAAAAGGCTGATAATTTGTCAAAGCCCAAGTCCAAGAAAGAGGCCAGGACCAGAATAACAGCAAAGGAAAAGGTGAAAACTAAGGCCAGAGCCAGGGCCAGGAAAGAAGCCAAGTCTGAGGAGGAGTTCCTCCTTGGGAACTGGTTCTGGGCTACAGAAGAGTCCAGTGTAGTTGGTGGGTCCAGTGTCAAGTACAGTTCTCAAGGGGAGGATGAGTCAGTTGTTGGCAGTTGGTTCTGGACTGAAGAAGAAGCCAGTATGAGGACTGATGCCAGCAGTAAATCCAGACCAAGGGCTGAGGAAGAGTCTGCTGGTAATTCCATGCTTGGTTCTGGGGAAAATATCAGTATGGAAACTGGGTCTGAGGCTACCTTCAAATCTGTGGTAGCATATGATAAAGGAAAGGTCATTGCTGGTTCCTGCTTCTGGGCAAGTGAAGAAATCAACCTAGAGGCTGAGGAAGAGACCATCTTTGGTCCCTGGTTTTGGGTCAGTGATGAGACCAGTGTAGAAGCTGATGTTAGAGCCAGCTGTGCATCTAGGCCAAGGTCTGAGGAAGAAGAGGTCATTGGTCCCTGGTTCTGGGATAGAAAGGTCGATACAGAGGCTGAGTTTGGAGAAGAAGCCAGtccagaagatgaagaagagacAATATTCGGGGAGTGGTTTTGGGCTGGAAACCAGGCCCAGATAGATTCTGGGGTTAAAATCAGCTGTGACACCATGCCAGGAGCTGAGGAGGAGCCCATTATTGGGTcatggttctgggatggagtaGAAGCTTATATAGGAACTGAGGTCAGCAACAAGTCTAGTCTGAAGGACAAGGAAGAGGTTATTCTGTCATCTTGGTTTGGGACCACAGAAGAGGTCAGTATGCAGTATGGAGCTGGTGCCAGATGTAAATTTATGGCATGGGCTGAAGAGATGAATAATGAGTCTTGCTTCTTGGGTGAAGATGATCCCTGCATGTATACTGCCAATGGAGGCAGCTGGAAGTTAAGGCCAGAGGAGGAACAGGACAGTGTTGATTCATCATTCTTGTCCAGAAAATACACAAGCCCAGAGATCATTATAGGGCCCTGGTTATGGGCTACAGAAGAGGTCACTATAGatgatgggactggagaagaggCCAAGGCACTAATGGAGGAGGAGACCGTGATCACATCCTGGTTCTGGAAAGGAGATAAAACCAGTAGAGAGGCTACAGACAGAGAAGAATCCAAGCCAGATGCTGAGGCGCAGGACATTATTGATTCTTGGTTCTGGGCTGGGGAAGAGGACAGGCTCAAGACAGCAGCTGAGGCTAGAGAAAAGGACAGGCTGGCAACTGAGAAGGAAGCTATTGTTGGGTCCTGGTTCTGGGCCAGGGAAGAGATCATTAGGAAAGAGACTGGCTTTTGCAATAATTCCAGTCCAGAGGCCAAAGAGGAGGAAGCCACTGTTGGGTCTTGGTTCTGGGCTGAAGAAGAGGCCAATTTGGAGGCAGGAGCCAGTTTTGAGTCCATGCCAGTGACTGAGGAAGAGGAAATCATTGTTGGGTCCTGGTTTTGGGCTGAAGAAGAAGACAGTACAGAGTTTGGGCCTCAGGCAGTAGAAGAGAGCAGGTCAAACACTGAAGAAGAAATCATTTTTGGATCCTGGTTCTATGCTGCAAAGGAAGTCAGTGCAGAAGCAGAGAAATGCTGTGCATCTCAGCCAGAGGATGATGAGGAGATAATTGTTGAGTCCTGGTTCTGGTCTGAAGAGAAGGACATTAATGAGACTGGAACTGTTGTTACCTGTGAGTCCAGGCTAGAAAACAAGGAAGGGACAGTTGTTGGGTCTTGGTTTGGAGCTAAAGATGAGGCCAATAACAGGAATGGGTATGGGACCAACTATGAGACTAGGACAGTAGCTGAGGAGGATGAAGCCATAGTGGGGTCCTGGTTCTGGGCAGGAGATGAGTCCCATTTTGAATCAAATCCTAGGCCTGTGTTCAGGGCCATTCCCAGGTCTAAGTGTTCAtttgagcaggagcctgatgcctCACACAGGCCCCAGACCTGGGAAGAGGTCACCATTCAATTCAAGCCTGGTCCATGGGGTAGGGTTGGCTTCCCATCTCCAATCCCCTTTAGATTTCCAAAAGAGGCAGCATGTCTGTTCTCTGAAATGTTTGGAGAAAAGCCCAAGCACATGGAACTTAACACAGGAGGGGAAGAGCAGGAATCTTTGCTTCAGCCTGAACCTGAGTTCCTATTTCAGTATGATCCATCCTATAGGTCAGTCAGGGAAATTCGGGAGCATCTTAGAACCCGAGAGAGTGCGGAGCCTGACAGTTGGTCCTGCAGCTGCATACAATGTGAGGTCAAAATTGGTTCTGAAGAGTTTGAAGAACTCCTTTTATTAATGGACAAAATCCGAGATCCTTTTATTCATGAAATCTCTAAAATCACAATGGGTATGAGAAGTGCTTCTCAATTTACCCGAGATTTCATTCGGGATTCAGGTGTTGTCTCACTTATTGAAACCCTGCTCAATTATCCTTCCTCCCGAGTTAGGACAAGTTTTTTGGAAAATATGATTCGTTTGGCTCCACCTTATCCAAATCTAAACATGATTCAGACATATGTGTGTCAGGTGTGTGAAGAAACCCTTGCTTACAGCTTAGATTCCCCTGAACAGCTATCTGGAATAAGGATGGTTAGACATCTCACTACAACTACTGACTACCACACACTAGTTGCCAAGTATATGTCTGGATTTCTCTCCTTGTTAGCTATGGGCAATACCAAAACAAGGTTTCATGTTCTGAAAATGCTAATGAATTTGTCTGAAAATCCTGTCATGACAAAAGAACTACTCAGTGCTGAAGCAATGTCAGAATTTATGagcttttttaaaaggaaagagacGAATGACAATATTCAAGTTGTTCTAACAATGTTTGAGAATATTGGTAATAACATCAAAAAGGAGTCAGTGTTGTTCACTGATGATGATTTCAGTCTTGAGCCACTTATTTCTGCATTCCatgaagttgaggaatttgcTAAGGAACTGCAAAGCAAGACAGATGGTCAAAAGGACCCTGAGGCAGACCAAGAAAATTAGTATGATTAATCACTTGCCTTTGCCCTTATGTTCCTAAGTTAACAATTCCTTGAATAATGTTTTGATTTACATAGTTGGTTCTGTGTTGTAATGTACATCTTTGTTGCCAACACTGACTTTGCCCAACTCTGTATGAGCTGAATCATTATTCTGATGCCAAATGAAAATTAGAACTGAAAGCacatttgttgatattttcatttttgtccagATTGTGACACTTAGTATTTAAGCCAAAGTGAACTGAGCCATCAAAAGTAAGCCAGTTACCCTTACGATTATTCTAGTGTATTGAGGTCTATTTGAGgagtatttgtgtttttaataaagtTGTGTTAAAGTTGTCAGAAGTCACCCTTCTTGAACTTAAAATATAGATGCAAATCTAACACAGGAACACACGTAGGTAATTAATGCATAAATACTATGCTCCTTGAAAAAGCTTTTTCCTAATAACTTGGAATGCAGAGGTTACCATGGGCTGCTACTCAGGGCATGCCTCAGAGAAAAAGGACCCAATTAAGTTGG
This region includes:
- the GPRASP1 gene encoding G-protein coupled receptor-associated sorting protein 1, producing the protein MTGAEIEPAAQAKPEKKAGEEVGGGAERENEIPLVVRPKVRTQAQVIPGVRPKSDAVVVGGARPRAEPVGVGAMHPKPEAKAIPGSRPSDKAHSWAQTEFDSKAMLKTGGVSQTNTIAWQLVSTESGSAAKSKTLSMDRELISVDTESFSGTKVKYQSGKQPLFGSEEKTNVGSWWCPRPTSKQEISQKYDFSWADRSSMSSWFWSGEEVNTKFHPRGRVKASSRSRRIAREEAMFRPTINQEYYILSSSGSEDESFKTSGLWAREKTNTWSRPKEEINNRSRFRSKKEISESSSGSGCEDNVKSWFWAKEEAKSRSKPRIRKGANVRARHRAKQEASIDFVSGSVDVVKKESWFWPREKADNLSKPKSKKEARTRITAKEKVKTKARARARKEAKSEEEFLLGNWFWATEESSVVGGSSVKYSSQGEDESVVGSWFWTEEEASMRTDASSKSRPRAEEESAGNSMLGSGENISMETGSEATFKSVVAYDKGKVIAGSCFWASEEINLEAEEETIFGPWFWVSDETSVEADVRASCASRPRSEEEEVIGPWFWDRKVDTEAEFGEEASPEDEEETIFGEWFWAGNQAQIDSGVKISCDTMPGAEEEPIIGSWFWDGVEAYIGTEVSNKSSLKDKEEVILSSWFGTTEEVSMQYGAGARCKFMAWAEEMNNESCFLGEDDPCMYTANGGSWKLRPEEEQDSVDSSFLSRKYTSPEIIIGPWLWATEEVTIDDGTGEEAKALMEEETVITSWFWKGDKTSREATDREESKPDAEAQDIIDSWFWAGEEDRLKTAAEAREKDRLATEKEAIVGSWFWAREEIIRKETGFCNNSSPEAKEEEATVGSWFWAEEEANLEAGASFESMPVTEEEEIIVGSWFWAEEEDSTEFGPQAVEESRSNTEEEIIFGSWFYAAKEVSAEAEKCCASQPEDDEEIIVESWFWSEEKDINETGTVVTCESRLENKEGTVVGSWFGAKDEANNRNGYGTNYETRTVAEEDEAIVGSWFWAGDESHFESNPRPVFRAIPRSKCSFEQEPDASHRPQTWEEVTIQFKPGPWGRVGFPSPIPFRFPKEAACLFSEMFGEKPKHMELNTGGEEQESLLQPEPEFLFQYDPSYRSVREIREHLRTRESAEPDSWSCSCIQCEVKIGSEEFEELLLLMDKIRDPFIHEISKITMGMRSASQFTRDFIRDSGVVSLIETLLNYPSSRVRTSFLENMIRLAPPYPNLNMIQTYVCQVCEETLAYSLDSPEQLSGIRMVRHLTTTTDYHTLVAKYMSGFLSLLAMGNTKTRFHVLKMLMNLSENPVMTKELLSAEAMSEFMSFFKRKETNDNIQVVLTMFENIGNNIKKESVLFTDDDFSLEPLISAFHEVEEFAKELQSKTDGQKDPEADQEN